A DNA window from Ipomoea triloba cultivar NCNSP0323 chromosome 10, ASM357664v1 contains the following coding sequences:
- the LOC116032134 gene encoding ABC transporter C family member 10-like isoform X3, whose amino-acid sequence MDLWQVFCGEKACSICIGHILIISANVLLLLFLAYLHYSHKLSSRKNLVSGTASNSRLLQVCSCSLNGGLGAGYFCLAVWEVVKNSSVLPLHSWLMLALQGFTMLFLGLSVSKKKQSTLISSVVKLCFLEALVVGFLCFLSIWEVISNKVVYVESVLDILSLPGMVLLLISAYKEEQRMSETDDCYYEALEEQQNVTAFAKAGVLNKMTFCWLSAVLKKGKEKTLGDGDIPELRSDDQAGTLNCLFKEQMNRQKQANPSFRPSVFSSIVASQRRALIVSGTFALVKILTVSTGPLFLYEFIEVANGRGGFEYEGYALTLGILVAKFIESLAERQWFFRTRLIGLQIRSLLTAAIYEKQLRLSNTAKTTHSPGEIMNYATVDAYKIGEFPFWFHQIWTTGIQICFGLGTMYYAVGLATIPAVLLVALSVLVNSPVAKLQHKYLTKLMVTQDRMLRAITEALTSMKVLKLYAWEMHFKNGIEGLRKEEFRWLKLVQVQKGYYMVLFWSSPIIVSAVTFWACYALRIPLNATNVFTFLATFRIIQEPIRSVPDVLGVFIEAKVSFTRILKFLEAPELHNEKKYRDQEPDYSVLVKCNRISWDDCSVTPTLEGINLCVKPGQKVAICGEVGSGKSTLIAAILGEVPFIDGTVQVHHGKLTYVSQNAWIQTGTIQDNILFGSIMDQLKYDEVIKRSSLEKDLQMLPFGDQTVIGERGVNLSGGQKQRVQLARALYQDADIYLLDDPFSAVDAHTATNLFNEYVMGALSRKTVLLVTHQVDFLPAFDSILLMSEGKILKADTYDQLLISCQEFHSLVCAHRETANSEKNGGYSTQKKSINREEESIQNIISEDQQIESKGEQLIKQEERETGNTGLKPYKQYLGESHGFFYLLVAIIAHLAYMVGQLEQNLWLAADLQNPEMSKLNLILIYSAIGFGMSLTLFLRSYAIISLGLRRSISIFAKLMASLIRAPMSFYDSTPLGRILSRVSLDLSVVDLDLSFRFSQAVSATLTTYFSLGALAALTWPILILIIPTVYVTILLQRFYFATAKELMRIDGTTKSSVASHLAESIAGATTIRAFGEEERFCSQHMHLIDKNASSTFHSFSATEWLIQRLETICAIVLSSSALAMTLLPFEASKSGYIGMALSYALSLNINLVYAVQNQCALENSIVSVERLEQYMNIPSEAPEIIEGNRPAPEWPSIGKVEIHDLKVRYRDNAPLVLQGISCTFEGGYKVGIVGRTGSGKTTLISALFRLVEPTEGKIIIDGLNISAVGVHDLRSSLAIIPQDPTLFSGTIRHNLDPLSDHTDDQIWEVLAKCQLRDAVQQKDAGLDSPDLGNRNELN is encoded by the exons ATGGATCTGTGGCAAGTTTTCTGCGGAGAAAAGGCGTGTAGTATCTGCATCGGCCACATACTGATCATTTCTGCAAATGTTTTGCTTCTGCTATTTCTTGCATATCTGCACTACTCTCACAAGCTTTCGTCGAGAAAGAATTTGGTGTCTGGAACTGCAAGCAACTCGAGATTGCTGCAGGTGTGTTCCTGCAGTTTGAATGGCGGTTTAGGTGCGGGCTACTTTTGCTTGGCAGTTTGGGAAGTTGTCAAGAATTCGAGTGTTTTACCTCTGCATTCATGGTTAATGTTGGCGTTACAAGGATTCACAATGCTGTTTCTGGGGTTGTCTGTCAGCAAGAAGAAACAGTCCACCTTAATTTCCTCAGTGGTGAAATTGTGCTTTTTGGAGGCCTTAGTGGTTGGATTTCTCTGCTTCTTGTCTATCTGGGAAGTGATTTCGAACAAGGTTGTGTATGTTGAATCAGTTCTCGACATTTTATCGCTTCCCGGGATGGTTCTTCTGCTCATCTCTGCATACAAGGAGGAGCAAAGGATGTCAGAAACAGATGATTGTTACTATGAAGCGCTTGAAGAACAACAGAATGTAACTGCATTTGCAAAAGCCGGGGTTCTAAACAAGATGACGTTTTGCTGGTTAAGCGCGGTGTTGAAGAAAGGCAAGGAGAAAACTCTAGGCGATGGCGACATCCCAGAGCTGAGATCGGATGATCAGGCCGGGACATTGAACTGTTTGTTTAAGGAGCAAATGAACAGACAGAAACAGGCTAATCCTAGTTTTCGGCCTTCTGTTTTCTCGTCGATAGTTGCTAGTCAGCGGAGAGCTCTTATTGTTTCGGGAACATTTGCACTTGTTAAGATCCTGACAGTGTCCACAGGGCCACTGTTTCTTTATGAATTCATAGAAGTTGCAAATGGGAGAGGGGGGTTTGAATATGAAGGCTATGCTCTCACTTTAGGGATTCTTGTTGCAAAATTCATAGAATCACTAGCAGAAAGGCAGTGGTTTTTCAGGACTAGACTGATTGGCCTGCAAATAAGATCACTGTTAACTGCAGCCATCTATGAGAAGCAACTTAGGCTTTCGAACACTGCTAAAACCACTCATTCGCCCGGGGAAATAATGAATTATGCCACGGTTGATGCCTACAAAATCGGGGAGTTCCCGTTTTGGTTCCACCAGATTTGGACAACAGGCATTCAGATTTGTTTTGGACTAGGTACCATGTACTATGCTGTCGGGCTGGCAACGATCCCGGCTGTGCTGTTGGTGGCGCTGAGCGTTTTGGTGAATTCTCCGGTCGCCAAATTACAGCACAAGTATTTGACAAAGCTTATGGTAACACAGGACAGAATGCTGAGGGCTATAACAGAAGCATTAACAAGTATGAAAGTGTTGAAACTCTATGCTTGGGAGATGCATTTCAAGAATGGAATAGAAGGGCTGAGAAAAGAAGAGTTCAGATGGCTAAAATTGGTTCAAGTTCAGAAGGGCTATTACATGGTTCTGTTCTGGTCATCTCCCATCATTGTTTCAGCAGTCACATTCTGGGCTTGCTATGCTCTCCGAATCCCTCTCAACGCTACCAATGTCTTCACATTTCTCGCCACTTTTCGGATCATTCAGGAGCCTATAAGGTCAGTCCCTGATGTCCTCGGAGTATTCATTGAAGCCAAGGTTTCGTTCACCCGGATTCTCAAGTTCCTCGAGGCACCCGAGTTACACAACGAGAAGAAATATCGTGATCAAGAACCAGACTACTCAGTTCTCGTGAAATGCAACCGAATCTCTTGGGATGACTGTTCTGTAACACCAACACTAGAAGGCATAAATCTTTGTGTTAAACCTGGCCAGAAGGTAGCCATCTGTGGAGAGGTTGGCTCGGGTAAATCGACTCTAATTGCAGCAATTCTCGGAGAGGTTCCATTTATCGATGGCACT GTTCAAGTTCATCATGGGAAGCTCACATATGTGTCTCAAAATGCATGGATCCAAACCGGGACGATTCAAGACAACATTTTATTTGGTTCCATCATGGATCAACTAAAATACGACGAGGTAATCAAGAGGTCTTCTCTGGAGAAGGACCTTCAAATGCTTCCTTTTGGCGACCAAACAGTGATAGGCGAACGAGGAGTTAATCTAAGCGGGGGGCAGAAGCAGAGAGTTCAGCTGGCACGAGCATTATATCAGGATGCAGACATCTATCTACTCGATGATCCATTCAGCGCTGTCGATGCACACACCGCCACAAATTTATTCAAC GAATATGTAATGGGAGCTCTTTCAAGAAAGACAGTCTTACTAGTAACTCATCAAGTTGACTTCCTTCCAGCGTTCGATTCTATTTTG TTAATGTCTGAAGGGAAGATCCTAAAAGCAGACACCTATGATCAGTTACTGATCTCTTGTCAAGAATTTCATAGCCTTGTCTGTGCACACAGAGAGACAGCAAATTCTGAGAAGAATGGAGGGTATAGTACACAAAAGAAATCCATAAACCGCGAAGAAGAAAGCATTCAAAACATAATTTCAGAAGATCAGCAAATAGAATCTAAAGGGGAGCAGTTGATCAAGcaagaagaaagagaaacagGAAACACTGGTCTAAAGCCTTATAAGCAGTACCTAGGCGAAAGCCACGGCTTCTTTTACCTGTTAGTAGCGATAATCGCCCACTTGGCGTACATGGTTGGGCAGCTGGAGCAGAATCTATGGCTAGCAGCGGATTTGCAGAACCCCGAGATGAGCAAATTGAACCTTATACTCATATACTCAGCCATAGGATTTGGCATGTCATTGACCTTGTTCCTTAGGTCATATGCTATAATTTCCTTAGGCTTAAGGAGATCAATATCTATATTTGCTAAGCTAATGGCCTCTCTTATTCGAGCCCCGATGTCCTTCTATGATTCTACCCCCCTCGGGAGAATACTCAGCCGG GTATCGTTGGATCTGAGTGTCGTGGACCTCGATTTGTCTTTTAGGTTCAGTCAAGCTGTTTCGGCCACCCTGACAACATATTTTAGCCTGGGAGCATTGGCTGCTCTTACCTGGCCAATCTTAATACTCATCATTCCAACAGTTTATGTCACAATCCTCTTACAG AGATTCTACTTTGCAACTGCAAAAGAGCTCATGAGGATCGACGGGACAACAAAGTCTTCGGTGGCTAGCCATCTGGCTGAATCCATTGCAGGAGCAACAACGATTAGAGCATTCGGGGAGGAGGAAAGATTCTGCTCGCAACATATGCACCTTATTGACAAGAATGCAAGTTCGACTTTCCACAGCTTTTCAGCCACTGAATGGCTGATCCAACGCCTCGAAACAATATGCGCGATTGTTCTATCATCCTCGGCTTTAGCCATGACTTTACTCCCTTTCGAAGCCTCTAAATCAG GATACATTGGCATGGCTCTATCGTACGCTCTCTCGTTGAACATAAACCTGGTTTATGCAGTCCAGAATCAGTGCGCGCTAGAAAATTCGATTGTATCAGTGGAACGGCTAGAACAGTACATGAATATTCCCAGTGAGGCCCCTGAAATAATAGAAGGCAATCGACCTGCACCCGAATGGCCTTCCATTGGTAAAGTGGAGATTCATGATCTCAAG GTCAGATATCGAGACAATGCGCCTCTGGTTCTCCAAGGCATTAGCTGCACATTTGAAGGAGGCTACAAAGTTGGGATTGTAGGCAGGACAGGAAGTGGGAAAACAACTCTCATCAGTGCCCTCTTTCGCCTCGTGGAGCCTACCGAGGGCAAGATCATCATAGATGGCCTAAACATCTCTGCAGTCGGGGTCCACGACCTCCGCTCATCCCTGGCAATCATCCCACAAGACCCCACGCTCTTCAGCGGGACAATCAGACACAACCTAGACCCCTTGTCAGACCACACCGATGACCAAATTTGGGAGGTTCTTGCAAAATGTCAGCTCAGAGATGCAGTTCAACAGAAGGATGCTGGACTCGACTCCCCAG ACTTAGGAAATAGGAATGAATTAAACTAA
- the LOC116032134 gene encoding ABC transporter C family member 10-like isoform X4 has product MDLWQVFCGEKACSICIGHILIISANVLLLLFLAYLHYSHKLSSRKNLVSGTASNSRLLQVCSCSLNGGLGAGYFCLAVWEVVKNSSVLPLHSWLMLALQGFTMLFLGLSVSKKKQSTLISSVVKLCFLEALVVGFLCFLSIWEVISNKVVYVESVLDILSLPGMVLLLISAYKEEQRMSETDDCYYEALEEQQNVTAFAKAGVLNKMTFCWLSAVLKKGKEKTLGDGDIPELRSDDQAGTLNCLFKEQMNRQKQANPSFRPSVFSSIVASQRRALIVSGTFALVKILTVSTGPLFLYEFIEVANGRGGFEYEGYALTLGILVAKFIESLAERQWFFRTRLIGLQIRSLLTAAIYEKQLRLSNTAKTTHSPGEIMNYATVDAYKIGEFPFWFHQIWTTGIQICFGLGTMYYAVGLATIPAVLLVALSVLVNSPVAKLQHKYLTKLMVTQDRMLRAITEALTSMKVLKLYAWEMHFKNGIEGLRKEEFRWLKLVQVQKGYYMVLFWSSPIIVSAVTFWACYALRIPLNATNVFTFLATFRIIQEPIRSVPDVLGVFIEAKVSFTRILKFLEAPELHNEKKYRDQEPDYSVLVKCNRISWDDCSVTPTLEGINLCVKPGQKVAICGEVGSGKSTLIAAILGEVPFIDGTVQVHHGKLTYVSQNAWIQTGTIQDNILFGSIMDQLKYDEVIKRSSLEKDLQMLPFGDQTVIGERGVNLSGGQKQRVQLARALYQDADIYLLDDPFSAVDAHTATNLFNEYVMGALSRKTVLLVTHQVDFLPAFDSILLMSEGKILKADTYDQLLISCQEFHSLVCAHRETANSEKNGGYSTQKKSINREEESIQNIISEDQQIESKGEQLIKQEERETGNTGLKPYKQYLGESHGFFYLLVAIIAHLAYMVGQLEQNLWLAADLQNPEMSKLNLILIYSAIGFGMSLTLFLRSYAIISLGLRRSISIFAKLMASLIRAPMSFYDSTPLGRILSRVSLDLSVVDLDLSFRFSQAVSATLTTYFSLGALAALTWPILILIIPTVYVTILLQRFYFATAKELMRIDGTTKSSVASHLAESIAGATTIRAFGEEERFCSQHMHLIDKNASSTFHSFSATEWLIQRLETICAIVLSSSALAMTLLPFEASKSGYIGMALSYALSLNINLVYAVQNQCALENSIVSVERLEQYMNIPSEAPEIIEGNRPAPEWPSIGKVEIHDLKVRYRDNAPLVLQGISCTFEGGYKVGIVGRTGSGKTTLISALFRLVEPTEGKIIIDGLNISAVGVHDLRSSLAIIPQDPTLFSGTIRHNLDPLSDHTDDQIWEVLAKCQLRDAVQQKDAGLDSPGMN; this is encoded by the exons ATGGATCTGTGGCAAGTTTTCTGCGGAGAAAAGGCGTGTAGTATCTGCATCGGCCACATACTGATCATTTCTGCAAATGTTTTGCTTCTGCTATTTCTTGCATATCTGCACTACTCTCACAAGCTTTCGTCGAGAAAGAATTTGGTGTCTGGAACTGCAAGCAACTCGAGATTGCTGCAGGTGTGTTCCTGCAGTTTGAATGGCGGTTTAGGTGCGGGCTACTTTTGCTTGGCAGTTTGGGAAGTTGTCAAGAATTCGAGTGTTTTACCTCTGCATTCATGGTTAATGTTGGCGTTACAAGGATTCACAATGCTGTTTCTGGGGTTGTCTGTCAGCAAGAAGAAACAGTCCACCTTAATTTCCTCAGTGGTGAAATTGTGCTTTTTGGAGGCCTTAGTGGTTGGATTTCTCTGCTTCTTGTCTATCTGGGAAGTGATTTCGAACAAGGTTGTGTATGTTGAATCAGTTCTCGACATTTTATCGCTTCCCGGGATGGTTCTTCTGCTCATCTCTGCATACAAGGAGGAGCAAAGGATGTCAGAAACAGATGATTGTTACTATGAAGCGCTTGAAGAACAACAGAATGTAACTGCATTTGCAAAAGCCGGGGTTCTAAACAAGATGACGTTTTGCTGGTTAAGCGCGGTGTTGAAGAAAGGCAAGGAGAAAACTCTAGGCGATGGCGACATCCCAGAGCTGAGATCGGATGATCAGGCCGGGACATTGAACTGTTTGTTTAAGGAGCAAATGAACAGACAGAAACAGGCTAATCCTAGTTTTCGGCCTTCTGTTTTCTCGTCGATAGTTGCTAGTCAGCGGAGAGCTCTTATTGTTTCGGGAACATTTGCACTTGTTAAGATCCTGACAGTGTCCACAGGGCCACTGTTTCTTTATGAATTCATAGAAGTTGCAAATGGGAGAGGGGGGTTTGAATATGAAGGCTATGCTCTCACTTTAGGGATTCTTGTTGCAAAATTCATAGAATCACTAGCAGAAAGGCAGTGGTTTTTCAGGACTAGACTGATTGGCCTGCAAATAAGATCACTGTTAACTGCAGCCATCTATGAGAAGCAACTTAGGCTTTCGAACACTGCTAAAACCACTCATTCGCCCGGGGAAATAATGAATTATGCCACGGTTGATGCCTACAAAATCGGGGAGTTCCCGTTTTGGTTCCACCAGATTTGGACAACAGGCATTCAGATTTGTTTTGGACTAGGTACCATGTACTATGCTGTCGGGCTGGCAACGATCCCGGCTGTGCTGTTGGTGGCGCTGAGCGTTTTGGTGAATTCTCCGGTCGCCAAATTACAGCACAAGTATTTGACAAAGCTTATGGTAACACAGGACAGAATGCTGAGGGCTATAACAGAAGCATTAACAAGTATGAAAGTGTTGAAACTCTATGCTTGGGAGATGCATTTCAAGAATGGAATAGAAGGGCTGAGAAAAGAAGAGTTCAGATGGCTAAAATTGGTTCAAGTTCAGAAGGGCTATTACATGGTTCTGTTCTGGTCATCTCCCATCATTGTTTCAGCAGTCACATTCTGGGCTTGCTATGCTCTCCGAATCCCTCTCAACGCTACCAATGTCTTCACATTTCTCGCCACTTTTCGGATCATTCAGGAGCCTATAAGGTCAGTCCCTGATGTCCTCGGAGTATTCATTGAAGCCAAGGTTTCGTTCACCCGGATTCTCAAGTTCCTCGAGGCACCCGAGTTACACAACGAGAAGAAATATCGTGATCAAGAACCAGACTACTCAGTTCTCGTGAAATGCAACCGAATCTCTTGGGATGACTGTTCTGTAACACCAACACTAGAAGGCATAAATCTTTGTGTTAAACCTGGCCAGAAGGTAGCCATCTGTGGAGAGGTTGGCTCGGGTAAATCGACTCTAATTGCAGCAATTCTCGGAGAGGTTCCATTTATCGATGGCACT GTTCAAGTTCATCATGGGAAGCTCACATATGTGTCTCAAAATGCATGGATCCAAACCGGGACGATTCAAGACAACATTTTATTTGGTTCCATCATGGATCAACTAAAATACGACGAGGTAATCAAGAGGTCTTCTCTGGAGAAGGACCTTCAAATGCTTCCTTTTGGCGACCAAACAGTGATAGGCGAACGAGGAGTTAATCTAAGCGGGGGGCAGAAGCAGAGAGTTCAGCTGGCACGAGCATTATATCAGGATGCAGACATCTATCTACTCGATGATCCATTCAGCGCTGTCGATGCACACACCGCCACAAATTTATTCAAC GAATATGTAATGGGAGCTCTTTCAAGAAAGACAGTCTTACTAGTAACTCATCAAGTTGACTTCCTTCCAGCGTTCGATTCTATTTTG TTAATGTCTGAAGGGAAGATCCTAAAAGCAGACACCTATGATCAGTTACTGATCTCTTGTCAAGAATTTCATAGCCTTGTCTGTGCACACAGAGAGACAGCAAATTCTGAGAAGAATGGAGGGTATAGTACACAAAAGAAATCCATAAACCGCGAAGAAGAAAGCATTCAAAACATAATTTCAGAAGATCAGCAAATAGAATCTAAAGGGGAGCAGTTGATCAAGcaagaagaaagagaaacagGAAACACTGGTCTAAAGCCTTATAAGCAGTACCTAGGCGAAAGCCACGGCTTCTTTTACCTGTTAGTAGCGATAATCGCCCACTTGGCGTACATGGTTGGGCAGCTGGAGCAGAATCTATGGCTAGCAGCGGATTTGCAGAACCCCGAGATGAGCAAATTGAACCTTATACTCATATACTCAGCCATAGGATTTGGCATGTCATTGACCTTGTTCCTTAGGTCATATGCTATAATTTCCTTAGGCTTAAGGAGATCAATATCTATATTTGCTAAGCTAATGGCCTCTCTTATTCGAGCCCCGATGTCCTTCTATGATTCTACCCCCCTCGGGAGAATACTCAGCCGG GTATCGTTGGATCTGAGTGTCGTGGACCTCGATTTGTCTTTTAGGTTCAGTCAAGCTGTTTCGGCCACCCTGACAACATATTTTAGCCTGGGAGCATTGGCTGCTCTTACCTGGCCAATCTTAATACTCATCATTCCAACAGTTTATGTCACAATCCTCTTACAG AGATTCTACTTTGCAACTGCAAAAGAGCTCATGAGGATCGACGGGACAACAAAGTCTTCGGTGGCTAGCCATCTGGCTGAATCCATTGCAGGAGCAACAACGATTAGAGCATTCGGGGAGGAGGAAAGATTCTGCTCGCAACATATGCACCTTATTGACAAGAATGCAAGTTCGACTTTCCACAGCTTTTCAGCCACTGAATGGCTGATCCAACGCCTCGAAACAATATGCGCGATTGTTCTATCATCCTCGGCTTTAGCCATGACTTTACTCCCTTTCGAAGCCTCTAAATCAG GATACATTGGCATGGCTCTATCGTACGCTCTCTCGTTGAACATAAACCTGGTTTATGCAGTCCAGAATCAGTGCGCGCTAGAAAATTCGATTGTATCAGTGGAACGGCTAGAACAGTACATGAATATTCCCAGTGAGGCCCCTGAAATAATAGAAGGCAATCGACCTGCACCCGAATGGCCTTCCATTGGTAAAGTGGAGATTCATGATCTCAAG GTCAGATATCGAGACAATGCGCCTCTGGTTCTCCAAGGCATTAGCTGCACATTTGAAGGAGGCTACAAAGTTGGGATTGTAGGCAGGACAGGAAGTGGGAAAACAACTCTCATCAGTGCCCTCTTTCGCCTCGTGGAGCCTACCGAGGGCAAGATCATCATAGATGGCCTAAACATCTCTGCAGTCGGGGTCCACGACCTCCGCTCATCCCTGGCAATCATCCCACAAGACCCCACGCTCTTCAGCGGGACAATCAGACACAACCTAGACCCCTTGTCAGACCACACCGATGACCAAATTTGGGAGGTTCTTGCAAAATGTCAGCTCAGAGATGCAGTTCAACAGAAGGATGCTGGACTCGACTCCCCAG GAATGAATTAA